One window of the Esox lucius isolate fEsoLuc1 chromosome 8, fEsoLuc1.pri, whole genome shotgun sequence genome contains the following:
- the klhl30 gene encoding kelch-like protein 30 gives MVRNVDDLDFCMASHPQTVLEGLRSLRRNPKLVDVTLAAGGRDFPCHRAVLALCSVYFHSMFSGDFVESISARVELHDVDPDVLASLLDFCYTGKLTINQGNVEGLIQTSSQLQFQAVRAVCSRYLQHQIDATNCLGILEFAEVHGCPEVVAKAWGFLLENFEAVQCSEEFPLLEKERLVACLSNERLQTRTESTRVEGVLAWVRCQQESRLPHLPELLGLTRLALLTPDYLRNILLTDSLVLASPSCVKAVEMVCREKMDVKPGELALNNSQSPQPNLQEVLFVMGGRSLDDDDEDGDEEDRDTRLLPRNCGFYNPKTQQWYELPSFPNHNKYGYAVVSLNNEVYVTGGSRGSQSNTWSTTETWKYITREGRWVTVAPMLRPRTNHTSAALNGEMYVIGGTTMDFVDVEHYDPYNDTWARTCPAVKYVTNFTATACHGKLYVIGSCAVKYNALTMQCYNPVIDTWNIICSAFLPKYLSSPRCVSVEGLIYLMADNTKKVYCYDPLANMWQKIQLLHMLHENGSLVAVDGQLFATGGHWKGMEGDYGVEVEVYNRASNCWKVECFLPRLWFYSGTCSVFLDPSQWSTTFPLDEN, from the exons ATGGTGCGTAACGTGGACGACCTGGACTTCTGCATGGCCTCCCACCCTCAGACTGTCCTGGAGGGGCTGCGTTCCCTCCGCCGCAACCCCAAACTAGTGGACGTGACCCTGGCCGCGGGCGGCCGCGACTTCCCCTGCCACCGGGCCGTCCTGGCTCTCTGCAGCGTGTACTTCCACTCCATGTTCTCCGGGGACTTTGTGGAGAGCATATCGGCCCGGGTAGAGCTGCACGACGTGGACCCTGACGTCCTGGCGTCTCTTCTGGACTTCTGCTACACCGGGAAACTGACCATCAACCAGGGCAACGTGGAGGGTCTGATCCAGACGTCCAGCCAGCTTCAGTTCCAGGCGGTCCGGGCGGTGTGCAGCCGCTACCTTCAGCACCAGATCGACGCCACCAACTGCCTCGGCATCCTGGAGTTCGCGGAGGTGCACGGCTGCCCCGAGGTGGTGGCCAAGGCCTGGGGATTTCTCCTGGAGAACTTTGAGGCGGTGCAGTGCTCGGAAGAGTTCCCGCTGCTGGAGAAGGAAAGGCTAGTTGCGTGTCTATCCAACGAGAGGCTACAGACCCGGACCGAGAGCACCCGTGTAGAGGGGGTCCTGGCCTGGGTTAGGTGCCAACAGGAGTCCCGGCTCCCCCACCTCCCGGAGCTCCTGGGGCTGACCCGTCTGGCTCTCTTGACCCCTGACTACCTCAGAAACATCCTGCTAACCGACAGCCTGGTGCTGGCTTCTCCCAGCTGCGtgaaagctgtggagatggtcTGCAGAGAG AAAATGGATGTGAAGCCAGGAGAATTAGCTCTGAACAACAGCCAGAGCCCTCAACCCAACCTACAGGAAGTGCTGTTTGTGATGGGAGGACGCTCgctggatgatgatgatgaagacgGCGATGAAGAAGATAGAGATACCAGGCTGCTACCTAGGAACTGCGGCTTCTACAACCCTAAGACAC AACAGTGGTATGAGCTGCCTAGTTTCCCAAACCACAACAAGTATGGCTATGCTGTGGTCTCTCTGAATAATGAAGTCTATGTCACAG GAGGCTCCAGGGGTTCCCAATCCAACACTTGGTCCACTACGGAGACCTGGAAGTACATAACCAGGGAGGGGCGATGGGTGACCGTAGCTCCGATGCTGCGGCCCAGGACTAACCACACCTCGGCAGCCCTCAACGGAGAGATGTACGTCATTGGCG GCACCACGATGGACTTTGTAGATGTTGAACACTATGACCCGTACAACGACACCTGGGCCCGAACGTGCCCTGCTGTCAAATATGTGACAAACTTCACTGCCACCGCCTGCCACGGGAAGCTGTACGTGATTGGCTCCTGTGCTGTCAAGTACAACGCTCTTACCATGCAGTGCTACAACCCTGTCATAG ATACGTGGAATATTATCTGTTCCGCTTTCCTCCCAAAGTACCTGTCCTCCCCTCGTTGTGTCTCAGTGGAGGGACTCATCTACCTGATGGCTGACAACACCAAGAAGGTCTACTGCTACGACCCACTCGCTAACATGTGGCAGAAG ATCCAGCTGCTTCACATGCTCCATGAGAACGGCAGCCTGGTGGCGGTGGACGGTCAGCTCTTTGCCACGGGGGGTCACTGGAAGGGCATGGAGGGAGACTATGGCGTGGAAGTGGAGGTGTACAACAGGGCTTCTAACTGCTGGAAGGTGGAATGTTTCCTACCAAGGCTCTGGTTCTACAGCGGAACCTGTTCTGTCTTCCTGGACCCCTCCCAGTGGTCTACCACGTTCCCCCTGGATGAAAACTAA